CGTCCTTGATGTCACGCAAGGTAAACGAGTCAATGGTCAACCCCATATTGCCCAGATCGCCGCCCGTGACTTCTTGGACCTTCTGGGCAAATGCGTCACGGTTTTTATAAATATCCTCCACGGTCAACGTACCGACAATGGCCCGAAGATGTCCTTCGACCGTCTGCAAAGCTATGTTCTTTATCTCTTCCTCGCTCCGGCCCAAGAACCTTTCGGCCGCGGTCCGGATAGCCAGATCCTCGCCTTTAATTTTAACCTGGGCCACGCCATCCACGTTGATGGAAACGCCAATTATGGTGTAGACCTCCTTGAGTCGGACATCAAGTGTCATCAGTTCCAGCGACAGGATATCGGCCTTTTCGAATATCGGCCAGACGAACGTGCCACCGCCCTTTACCAGCCTGAAACCAACGGACCGGCCGTCAAAGGTCTTATGCCGCCGTCCGGAAATAACCATAGCTTGGTTCGGACCGACCTTGGTATAACGGTTGGAATACATCCTCAACAGCAGGAGTAATACAATGATAGTAACAACAACGCTCGTGGCCACCCATCCAAATCCTTCCATAACGTACTCCTTTCAATATTGGTATATTCTAATTTGTATCTTATAAAATCTTGGAACTCTCCGCCGGTTTGACGAAAAACGTATTACCGACTATTTTCTCTATGGTTACAACAGAATGCGCTTTGATTTCGGTTTTATAGGCAGAACGGGCCGACGCGGTATAACGTGTTTCCTTGGCCACGTAAGCCACCTCGCCCAAACCTTCAACCGGGATAGTGGTAATAACCTCGGCTTCCAATCCGACCATCTCAACCTGGCGTGATTCACTGCTGCCCTGGGTGGCTTTGAATAATGCCGCAAACAGGAAGAAAGTAACGCCGGCGGTTACGATACCGCCCAACACCGCCACAGGAATGCTGGCATAAACCGAGAACTTAAAGAACTTAAGGCAGACCATGCCCATACCGCCGAAAGCGGTCACGAACATAGCGATGATTACCGGACTGAGCGGTGAAAAGTGGATGGCACCGGAATCCGCCCCGCCGGTATCCATGTGGCCGGCCACGTCGTGGCTAGCATCAAAGCCGCCCGATTCCGGACCGCCCTCGTGACCACCGCCAAAAATCCCGCTAAAAATCGTGGAAATAACCGCATAGGCCAAACCAAGAATAAAACACCCGATAAAAACCAGCTCAATCATAGGCATAACTTTACTCCTTTATGTTCAAGGCGGATTAATCACCTTAATCTTTTAGGTCTTGGTTGATTCCCTTTGGCCGGATTGGTTATCTGCTTGGCAAAATCTTCAAAAGAGTCCGGCTTACCGGTCGTCCCGCCTGACCGGCCGTCAGTTCGGGCAGGCTGTTGCTGTGCCGGCCTTGGCCGGGCAGACTGCTGTGCCACCAAACGGTGCGCCTCATCCTGCGCCAGGTCGGCCGTGGGAATCTCCGTCTCAGTATGAACAACCCCGGCCTGCGTCGTTTGAGCCAGGCTGTGATGAACCTCTTTCAGTTCGCCCGTTTCGGAGTTAATCATCAGCCCGTAGACAGGTATCTCCTGCGGGATGATGTCCGACTGCCGGACAGACTCGACCACCTTGCGGACGTTGTTTTCCTCGTCGTTAATAACGCCGAACCATTCGCGCAGGTCGTCGGCCTTTATCATCTCACGAGTTTTGTTGTATTTCTTGAACGAATCGGTCAGCTTGGCCACGTCAATGCGCATGCCGCAATGAGTATGGCCGATAATGGCAACTTCCTTGGCGCCGACCACGTAGATAGCCACGGCCAGCGAGCGGAGCACGCTGTTATCGAAGGATGTGATGGTATTGCCGGCGTTCTGGATAAAAACCGCCTCGCCCCGTTTCAGTCCCAGCGCCTTGTTGATGAAATCCATCAGTTCGCAACACGTGCAGGTTACGATAGCCCAGCGGCAACGAGACTTGATTTCTGACAGCGACTGCGCCGGTGTATTCTTCATAAACTCCCGACTGACTTTGATAAACTGCTCTAAAGACATAAAAAACTCCTGCTATTCTTATAGTCATTCTGAAAGATTAGTCAATATTTACAGCTAAAATACTTGATAAATCACCAAAATTAATTTCCAATGCTGATTTAATTGTTTTAATTTATCCGGCAATGAGATAAGAGAAAGAATCATGCAACTAACAGTTAAAGATGCCGCTAAGTTCCTGAATATCCCCGAAAAAACCATATATCGCATGATAAAAAATGGCGAGATACCTGCTTGCCAAGTTTTAGACCAATTCCGTTTCAATAAATCGGAGCTTTTAGAGTGGGCATTAGAGCGCAAGATTAATGTAAATCTGGACAGCTTTTCACAGGAAACCGAACTGGGCGCAAATACCCCTTTACCAACCATATCCGATGCCTTACGTGAAGGTGGTGTTTTTTACCGCGTCGGAGGGAAGGATATGCAGTCTGTTCTGCAATCCATAGTTAAGATATTAAATCTCCCCGAAAGCATAAACCGCGAATTACTTCTAAAGGTGCTGTTGGCGCGGGAATCATTGGCTTCCACCGGAATAGGCGGTGGCATCGCTATACCGCATGTGCGCAACCCGATAATTGTGCAATCCGCTAAACCACAAATCGCATTATGCTTCCCGGGAAACCCTGTTGATTTCCATGCCATAGACGGGAAACCTGTTTCCGCTCTTTTCGTTTTAATCTGCCCCAATATTCGGTTACATCTTTATCTTCTTTCCCGCCTGGCATTTATACTACAGAATGAGTCTTTCAAAGAAGTCTTAAAGCGCCAAGGACTGAGCAATGAAATATTCAGCGTGCTGAACGACATTGACACCAACCCCGTTAAAAACGAGGAGAGCGCCGCAGAATGATATTATTTATTTTCGCATTACTTATTCTGCTTTTGGGCGGTATCGGTTCATTGCTAATGAGCCATACGCCGCGCATCGGATTTAAGATCGGAAGTTACGGCGCTATTGCCGGCTCTTTAATCGGGCTTATTTCTACCATATTAATGCTTATTAATGGACTTACAGAAACAGCTGTTTTCAACTGGGGCATACCGGGTGCCGAAATATCACTTGAAATCGACGGCCTTTCGGGCTTTTTCCTCACGGCTATTTTCTTCCTGTCCACCCTGTCGGGCATTTACGGCTCGGGATATTTGGATGCCCTGGCAAAAAAAGCCGCCCGGTCATGGTTCTGGTTTAACTGGTTGATTATCAGCATGGCCATTGTCGTGGCGTCCAGAAATACCATCCTATTCTTGTTCAGCTGGGAAATCATGTCCCTGTCCTCATTTTTCCTGGTTATATTTGATGGAGAAAACGAGGCAAGCAGGGATTCAGCCTGGATTTATCTTATCGCCACCCATATAGGAACAGCGTTTTTAACCGTTATGTTTCTTATCGCCGGAAGCCAAACCGGTTCGTTTGATTTCAACGGTTTGAGTAATACACATCTATACGGTAAATATTTTGCAGACCTGTTTTTTATCTTTTCCGTCATCGGGTTCGGCGTAAAGGCCGGGTTCTTCCCAATGCATGTATGGCTACCGGAAGCACATCCGGCCGCGCCATCTCATGTTTCCGCATTGATGTCTGGGGTAATGATTAAAACCGGCATTTACGCGCTGATTAGATTCGTGCTTATTTCCGGGACTATCCCGGCTTGGTGGGGTTTTGCTCTGGTTATTATCGGGATATCATCGGGCATTTTGGGCGTGATATTCGCGCTCGCCCAGCATGATATAAAACGGTTACTAGCCTACCACAGCATGGAAAATATCGGAATCATCTGCCTGGGACTCGGCATCGGACTGCTCGGAATAAGCTATAACCAGCCGGTCATGGTTTTCTTGGGATTGGCCGGAGGCCTGATGCATGTATTAAACCATTCCCTCTTCAAGGGTTTGCTGTTTCTCAGCGCCGGCGCGGTAATGCATTCCACTCACGAACGGAATATTGAAAAGCTGGGCGGCTTGCTGAAAAGGATGCCCGTAACAGGCGCCTCGTTCCTGATAGGCGCCATCGCCATATGCGGACTTCCGCCTTTAAACGGGTTCATCAGCGAGTGGCTGATTTTCTCGGCTGCGTTACAGGGTGTTTTGGCAAATACTTACCATCTTATGATACCGTCCATATCCGTGATAATCGCGCTGGTAATAATCGGCGGATTGGCCCTGGCCTGTTTTACCAAAGCTTTCGGGATAGGTTTCCTGGGCGAGCCCCGTAACAAAGCAGCCGCCCAGGCGCATGACCCCGGCACCAGCATGAAATTCCCCATGCTGGCCATATCATTAGCCTGTATCGCCATCGGAGTTTACCCGCTGTTTTTCATTTCGGCCATATCAAAGGTATTTGCATTGACAAACGGCCTGGCCATTTACAGCATATTACCCAAGGATACGGCCGCATCAATGCAGGCCATCTCCCTGTCGTTTGTCTGCTTGATTCTCCTTATCACGGCCATTGTGGTTTTCCGCAAATATTTATCCCCAAAGGCAAAAGCCCAAAAAACCGTAACCTGGGATTGCGGATATGCGCAGCCGAACAGCCGGATGCAGTATACCGCATCCTCGTTTGCCCAGCCGTTTTTGCCGTTGATAGGTTTCTTCCAGAAACTGTCCTATGACCGGAAATTACCCGAAGGCGTATTCCCTTCGGAGGCACATTTTGAATCACACAGCGCGGATATAGCCCGGGCGATACTTTTCAATCCCCTTTTCCGAATCGCATATAACTTGCTTCACCGGATAAAAGTGATGCAGCAAGGACGGGTCCAGATTTATGTGCTCTATATCGCGCTGACTTTGCTGTTACTGATTATTTTCGGCATGTAAAATTAATTTATGAACGGATATTCGCTAATAAACATATTCCTGGCCCTGATATGCGCCCCATTCCTGTTAAGCATCATCAACAGGGTCAAAGCTTTCTGGGCCGGCCGGCATGGCCAGCCGCTCTTACAGCCGTATTACGACCTCATTAAACTGCTCCAAAAAGAATCTGTTTACAGCCGGACCACCACCTGGGTCTTTGCGGCCGGACCGGTCGGCGGCCTGGCTATCGCGCTGTTATTGATTACATTAATCCCGCTGGCCGGCATTCCGGCGCTGTTCTCTTTCCGGGGCGATATTTTCCTGCTGATATATCTCCTGGCGCTGCTGAGATTCTTAACCATCATCTCCGCCCTGGATACCGGCTCCAGCTTCGAAGGCATGGGCGCCAGCCGTGAATCTTTCT
This Candidatus Brocadiia bacterium DNA region includes the following protein-coding sequences:
- a CDS encoding proton-conducting transporter membrane subunit, with translation MILFIFALLILLLGGIGSLLMSHTPRIGFKIGSYGAIAGSLIGLISTILMLINGLTETAVFNWGIPGAEISLEIDGLSGFFLTAIFFLSTLSGIYGSGYLDALAKKAARSWFWFNWLIISMAIVVASRNTILFLFSWEIMSLSSFFLVIFDGENEASRDSAWIYLIATHIGTAFLTVMFLIAGSQTGSFDFNGLSNTHLYGKYFADLFFIFSVIGFGVKAGFFPMHVWLPEAHPAAPSHVSALMSGVMIKTGIYALIRFVLISGTIPAWWGFALVIIGISSGILGVIFALAQHDIKRLLAYHSMENIGIICLGLGIGLLGISYNQPVMVFLGLAGGLMHVLNHSLFKGLLFLSAGAVMHSTHERNIEKLGGLLKRMPVTGASFLIGAIAICGLPPLNGFISEWLIFSAALQGVLANTYHLMIPSISVIIALVIIGGLALACFTKAFGIGFLGEPRNKAAAQAHDPGTSMKFPMLAISLACIAIGVYPLFFISAISKVFALTNGLAIYSILPKDTAASMQAISLSFVCLILLITAIVVFRKYLSPKAKAQKTVTWDCGYAQPNSRMQYTASSFAQPFLPLIGFFQKLSYDRKLPEGVFPSEAHFESHSADIARAILFNPLFRIAYNLLHRIKVMQQGRVQIYVLYIALTLLLLIIFGM
- a CDS encoding NfeD family protein: MPMIELVFIGCFILGLAYAVISTIFSGIFGGGHEGGPESGGFDASHDVAGHMDTGGADSGAIHFSPLSPVIIAMFVTAFGGMGMVCLKFFKFSVYASIPVAVLGGIVTAGVTFFLFAALFKATQGSSESRQVEMVGLEAEVITTIPVEGLGEVAYVAKETRYTASARSAYKTEIKAHSVVTIEKIVGNTFFVKPAESSKIL
- a CDS encoding carbonic anhydrase: MSLEQFIKVSREFMKNTPAQSLSEIKSRCRWAIVTCTCCELMDFINKALGLKRGEAVFIQNAGNTITSFDNSVLRSLAVAIYVVGAKEVAIIGHTHCGMRIDVAKLTDSFKKYNKTREMIKADDLREWFGVINDEENNVRKVVESVRQSDIIPQEIPVYGLMINSETGELKEVHHSLAQTTQAGVVHTETEIPTADLAQDEAHRLVAQQSARPRPAQQQPARTDGRSGGTTGKPDSFEDFAKQITNPAKGNQPRPKRLR
- a CDS encoding PTS sugar transporter subunit IIA, whose translation is MQLTVKDAAKFLNIPEKTIYRMIKNGEIPACQVLDQFRFNKSELLEWALERKINVNLDSFSQETELGANTPLPTISDALREGGVFYRVGGKDMQSVLQSIVKILNLPESINRELLLKVLLARESLASTGIGGGIAIPHVRNPIIVQSAKPQIALCFPGNPVDFHAIDGKPVSALFVLICPNIRLHLYLLSRLAFILQNESFKEVLKRQGLSNEIFSVLNDIDTNPVKNEESAAE